From one Ignavibacteria bacterium genomic stretch:
- a CDS encoding ATP-binding protein, which yields MAARPEPLRKIAVLVSVSVLTLACALAGVVLLLPVHLSGVTLAVLGVASVLILGAYGVILYSLISRFVTQTILSSLQEISATITAITQGAVSTRITAQSTVSEINSLVTAINALAQKTSGDITELRRLETVRSEFIANVSHELRTPIFSVQGYLETLLDGALDDPEVSRQFIEKAYYNARRLNALLSDLIDISRIESGELRMSFRYFSATELLQDVVNTMELQGAQRGITLRLLLPPNKALRVYGDRERLVQVLTNLIDNAIKYNTDNGLVDISAEKSDGVVRIAVRDTGIGIPPEHKQRLFERFYRVDKNRSRDVGGTGLGLAIVKHILEAHSSTISVESEPGHGTVIAFTLKAD from the coding sequence ATGGCAGCCAGACCTGAACCGTTACGCAAAATAGCAGTACTGGTTTCTGTGTCGGTACTGACGCTTGCCTGTGCTCTGGCGGGCGTGGTCTTGCTACTGCCGGTACACCTTAGTGGGGTTACGCTTGCGGTTCTTGGTGTTGCGTCGGTGCTGATCCTTGGCGCTTATGGGGTAATTCTGTATTCGCTGATATCCCGATTTGTTACACAGACGATACTAAGTTCACTGCAGGAAATTTCTGCAACGATTACGGCAATAACGCAGGGAGCCGTCAGCACCCGCATTACAGCTCAGAGCACCGTCTCGGAAATCAACAGTTTGGTAACGGCAATCAATGCATTAGCACAGAAGACATCCGGTGACATCACAGAGTTGCGCCGACTTGAAACTGTGCGAAGCGAGTTCATTGCCAATGTGTCGCACGAGCTTCGCACGCCCATCTTTAGCGTCCAGGGATATCTGGAAACACTGCTTGACGGTGCGTTGGACGATCCGGAGGTGAGCCGTCAGTTCATCGAGAAGGCATACTACAATGCCCGCCGATTAAACGCACTTCTGAGCGACCTTATTGATATTTCCAGAATTGAAAGCGGCGAACTCAGAATGAGTTTCAGGTATTTCAGTGCTACGGAATTACTGCAGGACGTTGTGAATACGATGGAACTGCAGGGTGCGCAACGCGGAATTACTCTCAGGCTGCTCTTACCGCCCAACAAGGCACTAAGGGTGTATGGCGACAGGGAGCGGCTTGTACAGGTATTAACAAATTTGATTGATAACGCAATCAAGTATAACACCGATAATGGATTAGTTGATATCAGTGCTGAAAAATCAGATGGTGTTGTACGAATTGCCGTACGTGACACCGGTATCGGGATTCCGCCTGAACACAAACAACGTTTGTTCGAGCGGTTTTATCGCGTAGATAAAAACAGATCCCGTGACGTTGGTGGCACAGGGCTGGGTCTGGCAATCGTGAAACACATACTCGAAGCTCACTCGTCCACCATTAGTGTAGAGAGCGAACCCGGCCATGGAACAGTCATTGCGTTTACGTTAAAGGCGGATTAG
- a CDS encoding response regulator transcription factor, whose amino-acid sequence METKILVVDDEADIVELVSYNLKKEGFTVITASNGREAVQLAADHKPEVVILDVMMPGMNGFEVCAALRSAPGTASASVVFLTARSTEIDQLRGLELGADDYIQKPVSPRILTARVRTILRRRAAPIRSEVIVAPETIRVGSITIQRRSYTVWVDGKEVFFPKKEFELLAFLAANSGRVFSREALLREIWGETVQVVDRTVDVHVSKVREKLGAHAALIETVKGLGYQFKNV is encoded by the coding sequence ATGGAGACAAAAATACTTGTTGTTGACGACGAAGCCGACATTGTTGAGTTAGTGTCGTACAACCTAAAGAAGGAAGGCTTTACCGTTATCACGGCATCGAATGGCAGGGAGGCGGTTCAGCTTGCTGCCGATCATAAACCCGAGGTTGTGATTCTGGATGTAATGATGCCGGGTATGAACGGCTTTGAAGTCTGCGCAGCATTACGGTCGGCCCCCGGCACAGCATCGGCTTCGGTTGTGTTCCTCACGGCGCGGTCAACAGAAATCGACCAGCTTCGCGGCCTGGAGCTGGGAGCCGATGACTACATTCAGAAACCGGTAAGCCCGCGAATACTTACAGCCCGGGTCAGGACCATCCTTCGCAGGCGGGCAGCACCGATACGTTCAGAGGTGATTGTTGCACCGGAAACCATACGGGTGGGCTCAATCACGATTCAGCGCAGAAGCTATACCGTGTGGGTTGACGGTAAGGAGGTGTTCTTTCCAAAGAAAGAGTTCGAGTTGCTGGCATTTCTGGCAGCCAATAGTGGCAGAGTGTTTTCGCGCGAAGCATTGCTGCGCGAGATATGGGGTGAAACCGTACAGGTTGTTGACCGAACGGTAGATGTGCATGTATCGAAAGTTCGTGAAAAACTTGGTGCGCATGCGGCACTCATCGAAACAGTAAAAGGTCTTGGGTATCAGTTTAAAAATGTTTAA